Part of the Vigna angularis cultivar LongXiaoDou No.4 chromosome 1, ASM1680809v1, whole genome shotgun sequence genome, GTCTAGGGATAGAGCTTGACcttttagttgtcttaaaccaCTTTTTGTAATGCAGATAaactttctaggttaccaagggattggaactgcaaaagtaagtctaggctctttcaaccaaggaattgggtctgAGTATTGTAGGAAGGTTGACAAAATCAATTAATTGAAGAAGTAGTAATTtgcatttgcatgatagcgtagtaattacaatcattctccaacatctcaaatccatattgtttcattatccattAACCACTTTCAATCTTTTAGTCTCTAAGAAGTTCATTTTATCACGTATATatgagtttaaattttattgtactTGAATCATGTCAAAAAGAGGttattcttagtctaagttagttaacttattatagGTTGTAAAGtgttacacgagtctcttgggaaacgatatccggtcttaccggtttattacttagaacgatttggtacacttgccagaaaGTTAACAATGTTCATATCCTCCAACAGGTCCTTCCTCTTCCAGTGGTTGAGTCCAATATCTCCAATGTCTCAGTTAATCCAAGTCATGCTCAAGGTCTTCCCGAACCTTCCCCTCCACATATTGATATCTTTCGACACAGTACCCCGATGGGTAGTCCTCTTCCAGAAACTGGTCGATCTCctccttcagattcttctccctcatTGCCTCCTACCACACCTCCTGGTGAAGATGATTCtggttggcccattgctctcagaaaaggtactcgttccacttgAAACcctcatatatttataattttcttagctatCACAGATTGTCGCCCTCCTTTTATTCCCTATTACCCTCAGTGTCTTCTGTGGTTATACCCAAAAATGTGAAAggagcacttgatcatcctggatggcgacaagccatgattgcagaaatgcaggctcttgaccacagtaatacttgggagcttgtgccaCTTCCCCGAGACAAAAAGGTTGTTGGTTGTTGCTGGGTATCTGTAGTTAAAGTCGGCCCTAATGGTGACATTGATAGGCTAAAAGCCCGGCTAGTTGCAAAAGgatacactcaggtttatggccttgattattgtgacaccttTTCTCCCGTGGCCAAGATGACTACCATTCATCTTTTCTTCGCAATGGCAAtcattcgtcattggccacttcatcaattggatatcaaaaatgtctttctccatggtgatcttgaggaagaagtttatatggagcaacctcctgggtttgttgctcagggggagtctggtatggtttgCAAATTGTACCGATCTTTATATGGGCTCAAGTaatcaccacgtgcttggtttggaaaattcaactccattgttcaaaaatttgggctaaaacgcagtgaagcagatcattcagtcttttattatcattcgtctctcgggaaatgtgtttacttaatagtatatgttgatgatatagtcattacaggaaatgatactgctggaatatctcaattgaaggagtacttgtgtagacatttccaaaccaaggatcttggaagcctcaaatacttcttaggcattgaagtagctcagtcaaaagatggagttgtaatctcccaaaggaagtatgctctggatattttgcaagaaacatgcatgattgattgtagaccgatTGACAGTCCTATggacccaaatcaaaaattaacaacagaagaaggtAAGTTATTCTCCGACCCGgagagatataggaggctagttggaaaattaatttatctcactattacaaggtcGGATCTATCTTTTgtagttggagtggttagtcagttcatgcaagctccatgtgttggccattggaatgttatcattcgcattctaaggtatgtgaaaaaggctcccgggcaagggctgttatatgaagaaaaaggaagccttcagGTATCAAGATATTGTGATGCCGATAAGGCAAGttctcctattgatagacgatttactactggatattgtgttttacttggaggaaacattatctcatggaaaagtaagaaacagaatgtagtggCTCGATCAATAGCTGAAGTTGAATATAGGGCAATGAcgtcactaacatgtgaacttatatgggtgaaatagttccttcaagagcttagcttctgtgacatccagagtatgaagatgtattgtgataaccaagctgctcttcacattgcatcaaatccagtgtttcacgagagaactaaacatatagaaattgattgtcattttgttcgggaaaagttattgtcaaaagaaatatgtaccgagtttgttggatcaaatgaccaactcaCAGATGTGTTGCCTAAATCATTAAGGggacctcggattgagtttatttgttcccagcttggtacatacaatctgtatgctccagcttgagggggagtgttagaataattattgtTACATATCATCATTAAGGCTAGTATGCTAGACCAGTAATGATTAGTACCTAGTTCTGAGATCTAGTGTAGACTCTTGGTGTTCCATGTACTCttgtgtttttaatatatatatatatatatatatatatatatatatatatatatatatatatatatatatagagagagagagagagagaagataatgagagggatcttgttaagccctcaagaatatattttatcagTTTTAATCTCAAGTGTAaagaagttttttttcttttttttcattttaaaaagttattgagaacaaaattatattttaaataagttttttttataaaatataatttttaattagacaatttataataataaaattataaacatataagtgaacagaaaatttattttgacgCACTCTTTTAATTTAAGTCTCAAAAtgtcttttataaatatattatttatttataaagaacGAGTACGGAGAGGATGAAAAAAGAATACTTAACGCATAGAAAATTGAGGAAATATGTGGAGCTTAATTTCTCAAAATATATTTGGCTCCATAAGTACACACTAGAAAAAGTTCAACATATAGACTCATTTGTCTCACAAGACACTCAACAAAGCATTGAATTATTCttccaaacaaaaaatatatatctacaAACACTTGGCGAAGAATAAGAAGATACCAAACCTTGAGTTATATGAATTCAAAAGAGATATAAGATTTAGGCTGTGTTCTTTTGGGtagatttgggggagatgatttgaatggatttgagtggatttgagggtaattttttagttatttttttgagtggatttgtgggtaattgagagtgaatttggaagtaaagtttgtgagaattagtgtaggatttgattgatgtgattaattttaaaaattagtttaattggtagaaattaaagattaccaaaatgcccctagttataaaagtaatataaaatgttatatttaattgtaaaaatatttataaaaaaaattatgaataatttataaaattaatgtttaaaaattataaaaattataaaaattaaataatcaacttatttttaataaattagaaaatataatatacctaattttattaaaatgtacatctttttaaattataatattaaaataattataaaaaaaactgaaaaatatatattgcgtaaccggttacgcgttcGCGTAACAGTGGGAAGACATACACCATGCAGGTGTGAGTGTGATATTTCAGGAAACTTGTTTTTCACTTTGTTGCAATAGGGATTTTAATTCATGGGATATTTCAAGCTAACGTCTTGTGATTAGCAATGTCAATATGTCACACTTTGCCCGTAACAGATGttcttttttatacattttttttatctagatGTATGACTTAGTTTCTCTTTGAGCAATTTCTGAATTTTGAGCTACGAGGATGAGAAGTATTTAGGTTTTGTATTACGGGGTTCAGCAATGGCATGGATCCCAGATATATTTTTCCGCACACTAGTCTTGCAAGTAAGGATTATGGGCATGGTTTCAAATTGTGGATGACATGCAGTTATAGAGATCTCAAAAGACTACAATTTTGCAACTGCAGTGGGGGATTGAAAACTGTAATTTAAAAGTTGTAGGTTTTATGCATGTGAGTATTCAAACTGATGTATGTGAGGATTCAAAATAGTGTATCCAgtctgtaaccggttacgcgtttGCGTAATCGGTTACGCGTGTGCCACCAAAATTTCATGCTCCTGTAACCGATTACGCCACTCTTCTGTGTTATACTCTGTAACCGGTTACACTCTGCTGTAACCGGTTATCACTTCTTCAACTCGCACTGCTTCCACATTTGGTCATCTTCATGGGCATATGAGTCTTTGTATGGTATTTCTTCGCAAATCCGCGCACCTAAGGCGAGATTGTATGTACAGTGTATTTTTGCAAATCTCTGCTTTTACGTCCGAGCAAATCTTCGCAAATCGACACAAAAGAACAACGTATTCTTTCTAAATCAATCCTCCCTTTCTCACGTGAACAGGAAAATCAGCTCAAACGAACAGAGCCTTAGACCacaattattatagtttttcattttatttcattttcaatcatGTCAACTCTATTAAGTGTAATTGCtttcatttaattttctattcatttaataaataagaGTGTTTCTAGAGATAGATAAAAAAacgataatatttatttaaaaaaagatattatggTATTTTGTTGAcattatttatgatatttattttaaaaatatttttatattgtataaatttatttatatcaaGATTTTTAATAGACATCCATATTTTATTTCGTAGAAAAACATGCATTTAAACTTGGCTGAAAAttttataaaggaaaactttaataaatacaaaaaactaGTTACACAAATTCACAGGTAAATCTATGCCTCCTAatccaataaaaattatattaaattagttcttaaatataatttaccaGCCAAATTAGCCATAAAATAGTGAAATTTTAGTCCAAAATGTTAACTAATTTGATATCAAAAATTGCATAGTCAATCAATTTATAAGTCTTACTATtacatgttattttaatttaatgtttaaatttgaCAACTATTAACTAATTTAACCCCTTGATAAAAACCAAGTTGACTAATACATGTCaactattaattaaaattgcaTATAGTTTAGCTAAGAATCACATTCACAGCACTCAATAATCAACGAGTCCTGATACCAgagttttgttttaattcaaCAATTATATCAATGgatataaatgaaattaagaattaatttaatataccCTCGTAAAGAATTTGGAACTCTGGTACACATAAGTGGAGTTCTGAATCCGAGATCAGCGTaaaagcagaagaaaaaaaatcaataaatggAATTTTTTATGCGAATAGTAACAAGCAGGAGCCATCATCTAATTCTTTTTATCCCGACCAACAAACAGCTTCAATCTCATCCCTTGCTGACCTGTATAACTCTAACCTATTGGCACATTGCTGTCTCCTTTCGGTCAACTCGGAATTTTCACCCAGCAACTGTGAAAGTTGCCTTTCCtgaaaaataaacagaaaaatattaGTCGAAAATATTTCCATCTATTTTGAGATACTGCATTTTGATTATCAGACAAGACTGAGTTTTGACGTTGTATATCAAGATATCTGATCCtgtgaaatatttaatatttagcaGTAGTTCATCCAATGCCCCATATATCCATAGATGTTTGATCCTCTAAATGAAGATGAATCCATGTTATTCATAAGTTACGTATTATATACCTCCTTTTTTCCCAGTTGTGCGTAAAAATGGTCTAGTAAAGATCGGTTAGCCTCCCTCACTTGACAATGAACCACGGCCTTTGGAATGGAATTCCTCAACGTTTCTGACACCATCCCGACATACGATGAAACATTGGAACCAATTCTCTGGAAGTGTCCCTCAGCATAGTGTTCTACAGAGGAGGGAGCTGGATTCATTCCCTTCTCAGCTTCCTGAGGAAGTTTACGGAAGAAATCAACGGTGATGTAGGATGATTCCATTTCCACCAGCCGTAACGTTGTCTTCCTACCGTCTTCGCGGAATCTCTCTAATGCCTCATTAGCTGCTGCTGCTACTTCGGCTTGAAGAGTTGGAAACCGCTTCAATTCCTAAAATCATtgtcatatttaaataaaagcaTGTTACTTCATTCATCCCCATCAGcagtcaaaaattcaaaataaataaattcaactcAAACCTGTGTTTCTGCAATTGACTTCCTCACTATTTCCTTCAATACGAAATGAACCTGCCACAAATATAGCATTAAGTGTAGCTAAGTATAGTCGGGATTGAAGTTGGTCTCAAagaaagcataaaacaaaaatcaataatGAAGCAAATTAGTTCCGATCGAAGAATAGAACTGAACCAAACAATCTAACGCAAAGGCACTTACAGCATCTACTGAAGCTTGAGCAGGACCTTTGAAGTAGTGAAGTGAGCTCTCCAGGAGGCGCCGGTAACCTTGCTCTGGAGCGATTAAATGAGGTTGGTACCCATCTGCTTCAGATATCACTTTTCTCACATTTTGCAACGATAAATGACGGTCCAGTGGAAGCTTTCTCAGTGCAGCAGGAAGCTGGTGATCGAAAACCCTATAAATTCTATCGCCCCCTGGTCGCCTTAAGATAGGAAATACAATAAACTAGAGAAGGTCCAGGCTTTTTTGGGTGACAAATAAGAATTAATAGCATTGATATAATGAGGTCTAATCATGAGAAAGTTAGTTGTAATTACTTATCACGCCCAAATATtgtaaagaaaaacacaaaaacaaagtATATGATTGTGATTTAAGTTTCTcaataatgattaaataatcAGCTCCTCCATTCAATTATTGATATTGTCACCAGTTTGAaccgaaaataaaataaaaatcttaccCTCCATCTAAATGCTCCTTAAATACTTGTTCAAAATCGCGGCATAATTCTAGAATAGTGTACAGCTGAGCCTGATAAAATTAGAGGgataaaattagaagaattaCTTGAACTTTTATATTGTAGTATaaagaagtaaaaatataattcctCACCCCGGCATCAACAGCAACTGGTCTACCAAGGCGTGTCACCTCTTCTTCGAGCTCGTCAATGTTTCTATTAATTAAAGATGCAATTTTTGGAATCCGAACTCTTATCACAGACTCTAAATGCTGAAACCAAATCACTTCTATAAGTAACCAACCAAGTAAACTCTGGACAGCAGAAAAAAATTAGCAAAAGAGAATGTCTTCGCAACACTAAAAACTGCACATAAATAGAAACCTTGGAGAGAATCCTGGCTAGATATTCCGAGCCCATTTGGCTGGCCAAGTGTGAGTAATCAGGGCTGGTAGTGAAAAATTCACGTTCTCTCCTCCGAGCAGCAATCATATCCACATTCCTATTAATATCTGCCTGAGAACGGTTTACAATTCCCACCCAAGGGTTTTGAAGTCGATAAGATCTTCCCTCAAGGACCTACAAGATGTTCAAAATGGTAACATGAAGGGTGagtgtaaaattattttgtacCCATGTCAATAAAATTCACGTAAAATCGGGACTAGGTTCATCACAGgtcaacaatacaatataacgAGTTTACAGCGTACTAGAAAACCAAGATTCTTACGTCCAGAGCATTTGTTCCTTTGTCCATCAAATCGAGCTTTGTCAGCACACCAAAAGTTCTTTCCCCTAAACATTTTGAACGCAGTATCAAGAAAACACCATAATAGcataacaaaacaataaatgCATATAATTTGAATAGTTGAAGCATGGCGGTGTACAAAATGCATGAAGCATACCAGCAGGGTCAACTTGTCTAGAAACCTTGATGGCATCTGAAGTTGCTATATCTTGATTTGCAGGAGTAATTGCCAAAATTAAGCAATTAGGCtgcaaaaacacaaaaaataatgtgATGGGCAGATTTCAAAAAAGTGCCCTTAGCTGAAACAACAGTAAATCCATGAAAACGTCAAATTCTGTAAAATGAGAAATTAATTGGAAGGTGCAAGTTCAAATTATTATCATCGTTCTGGCACACGTTCAAGGGTATAATGTAATAcaggaaaaagttaaaaagtcccaacaacatttaaaattcaaaatgctAACACCTTTTGACGAAAAAATTAGTGTAACCGACAATTGCCAGTACATTAATCACAGGAAATGGAgaagtaatttaaattaagacaataaacttattatatataatctttCATTGGCTTTTATCCAACATGGGACAGGCAACTACTTTAAGACAaccaaataagaaaaataaagaaagagataAGACCAAGAGAAAGTTCTTCCCTAAGCTATAAAATTACGTCTTCAGTTACCTTGTCAACATATGAGTGAATCATGTTTTCAATGTCTTGAACAATACTTTCTGGCTGTTCCTCTGAAAAAATAGAAGATCCTTGACTTATTATTGGGAAAAAGGTAAACGATAAAAAGACTTGGTATATATGaaaaaagaacaataaaaagaaaGCATACCTACAGCAAACTTTGTCAAACCAGGCAGATCGATCAGTGTTAGATTGACAACTATcaacaacaaaatagaaaaccTTTAATGTCacaaaagaaaacgaaaaatTGACAATTCACATACAGACAGCAACCTCACTACAGGCAAAGGCAGCCAAGCACACGTAATTCCCTTGATTGTTATAATAAATACGCAATTCAAAATGAGCAACTTATAATgcaattcaattataaatacGGTACTGGAGAAAAAACACTGGATCGCTTTTAATTGATACGCAATATAAGTCATATAACATGGTAACTATAATCTGAAAATACAGCATCAAATAAATCAATAAGTAAATAGCACAAATGAAACTATCAAGATTTCAGGAGACAAGGACTGATTACATCTTCTCTCCCACAAAACATCAATTATGCTTTAAGACAATAGAAAAAAGCTTTTTTCTTCCCATATCCCAGAACCATGAGAGGGTTTCTAAATCAAGGAATAGTGCAGTACATATCACaccaaaaaatgaaaatgtaaatatacatataaaactTTACCGTTCGGGGAATATATGCGGAGATGAATAGGAACAGGAGATATCCGCTTTGTTTTCTCAGTCAGTCTATCAGTTTCATCTTCAATTTCCTTTCGAACCATAGCTATAGAAGATGAAAAGATATCAAACATCAAATTGAAAATAGTTTATCTAAAACAAAAGATAGGAAAATTGCTTATCTACTTCTGAGTAATGTAAACCATATATTCAAAGATTTTCACTGGTGTCAACTTCCATAATATTTACCAAAAGACATAACACTTGCAGCGAATGTCATTATATAATTTTGGGCAACCAAAGAAGCATGCATAGCATGCAATCAGTGGTAGACGGATGATCTTTGTAAAATGTCCTACACTgtcaaaaacataataattcaTGTCATCACGAGTCCAGAGACCATCGGATGAGTTTTAAATCTTTAACCAGGAAATGCTAAAGTAGCAAGCCAAATAGAGATTAAGATATCATGTGTTGATGAAAAGCATGCAGTTGCGAGATACATATATTTAGCCACCAATgcaaaaaagaattaaacctGAAAGAATGACAgatcagaaagaaaaaattttcaaagataaaCCAGGCTACAAACACTtcattgaaaagaaagaaatagagaaagaaaGGCATGCATGCTGAGTATGCAATGTGTAGTCTAAAGAACTCTTATTTCCAGAATCTTAAAATggggaataaaaataaatatcatttgcATGAGAAACAAGAAGACGTACAGAAATCAGTAAAGCGTTTCTTAGGCAAGTGCAGAAATTCCGCATAATCCTGTAGTCCCTGGTCTATTTTGTGCAGCTGCAGCACCAAAGGCCTTCGCGTCACAATCcctaaaaatgacaaaaaaaaattaaattacacaagcaagattaaaaaaaaaaaaacaaatgaatttcTCTTTCAAAAGATCCAACCATTTCCCTCTCCTAACCAAACAGGACAAATcagaatgaaaaacaaaaattaataatcaaagAATGAACAGTTGAAGCTATAAGAATAAATAACCTGATCCCCGCGGAAGAAAATCGCGACCGACAATGCTCTCCAGAACCGAAGACTTTCCAGAACTCTAAAAGACTTAAAATAAGTGGCGTAGATAACGAAATGGATAGAAAGGGAAGGAATGGAAGAAACGAGAAGAGCGAACCTGGCCGCCGACGACGGCAACGGAGGGAAGGGCTTCCCAGAGTGTAGGCAAAGCGGCGCCGGCGCCGTGGTCGCCGAGAACCGTACAGGCGTGCTGAATTCGGTTGACGAGTGCGATCAAGGTGTCCATTGGTTGGTTGAGCGAGGGAAGAAATGAGAGTGAGGGTGTGGAAGTGGAAGAGCGAAAGAGGAGTAGCAGAGTAAAGAGGAAGACGAACAGAGAAATGAGAATAAGGGAAGCTATTTTTGTTGTTAGTGTGTTTTCCGTTATGTGCTTACGCTTTTCTGagagaatatttttaaaatttggaagGAGAGAGTTGGAATGATGGACCACGTAAGCGAGAGGCGTCCTTTATAGTAGACTTGCGTTAAGGTTATTGGCTTCGcagctttctctttcttccgTTTTTTCGTATCAgtcaattcttttttattattttcactcTCGGTGAGAAATGTTGAACctgaatattatatttaataaaataattatattaggatattattattttcatatcaaCCATTTTTTACAGAAATTTtacttctattattttattttttttttaaatttgtaaatgaaaaaattaattttttaatgattaaaatactcttaaaaATAGATTGTGAATTGGTGGAAATAGattgtgaattaattttttaatgattaaaatactcttaaaatatatatatatatatatatatatatatatattcattcatatttcatattgaatcaaaaaaatcaaatattatatatacttataCTCATATCAATGCAAATAATCTatgttaaaattgaaacaaattcaGATAATTATATCATGAAAATTAGTTAtgatattgataataaaaattttacttaCAAGAAAGTAGCTAACTAAAAAGAAGATAACTAAATTAAAGATATGAAAACTCTAAATATGCACGACTAGAAATTAaatcaatctataatatttaaatgattacaaattttattttcagttggTTCATTaggattgaattagatttaaaattcattttttaatctaGATTAGAgtttatcttaataaaatttatgttgttAAGTATAATATTTCACCCTAAATACAAAttgtataaaattgaattagttTTAAAGTCATTTTTATCGCAACAACAGCAAAAGAAACTTGACTAATGAGATtggtaaaaaaatgaaaatatctcAATAATCACGTGCTGAATAGAATGTTGGAACTAAAGCAAAATCAACATTGACCATAGTACTGAAGACGATatacaaaactttattttataaaactcaatgcataaatatagttttgataAAACTTTATTTGTGCTGTtgtatttatgaaattaattctTCTACCTTTGAAAGGCCAAGGCCATCATCAATTTTATCTTGCTTGGCCTTTTGGTCATCGAGATAATATTGGTAAATATAGGACAGAAAGCCCCATATAGCTAACAAGAAGGATATAACCTTCACCCCATAAATCTTGTCATGAAACACAAACACAGCAAGGATAGGAGTTATGGTGAGTTCCAGGTTACCTATTACAACAGAGAACAACGAAGATGCCTCAAAAATCAATCCTAACATACCAATGCATGCTATTTGCCATGTCACAGCAATCCAAACCAGAGTCATTACGTAAGACACTCCACCGTATTTAAACTCCTTCATCTCTCTTCCCATACTTCTCCAATCTCCGCTTACAAACAATCCCACAAGGCCAGTGACTGAAGCAATGAGCATGGGGTAAAAATTCATCCTCAACAGAGAAAGATAGGTTTCTTCTGTCTTTGCAATCTTCACAAAATAGAGCTGCAAGAGAGCGTGGTGCAAAGCAAACATGGCAGATGCAGCAAGGGCACAGAAGATTCCGATTAGTTGCTTCTCTTTCGGAAGGTTTGTGTCCTCGGATTCAGTGTTGATTGCGACTAGGATAACTGACATAGTAAGAACAACTATAGAGTTCAATATCAATGCAGTGAACTTTTGGGAATTGAGTAAGAAAGTAGCTACCGCATTGAAGACTAGTTGGGTGGCACAAACTAGGGCAAAAGTGGAAAGAGGAAGACATGAAAGTCCATAGGAATACAAGAAGTCCATTGCTGCCAACAGTAGACCAAAACCTAGGTACAAGGGAATCATAACTGAGCTTCTTGGTTCGGTTTTGGTTTTGGAGGAATCATGGTTGGTTGATTTGGCAGAGTAAATTAGGAGTGGAATTAGTATAGGGAACCCACAAGATTGATTAGCTGTTGCAATCCATTTGTTTTTACCACCTTTGTCAAAGTAGAACCTTCCCAAAAGTGTGGCTGTGCATTGGCCTGCGAGAAGTAAGATTGTATAAAGGGACAAACGCAACCAACGTTTGTATTTTCCGAATGCTGAATGTTGATGTTGCTGAGTAAAAGCTGTGGACATTGTGTTCAAGCTGCACACGGTAATCTAGCAGAATACAAATATAAGAAATTGAGATTAGTTCTTTTACTTTCTCTCTTAAATAGAATCGGTTCAATTGAGATAAGGGAGGGATGCAGGAgcaattttttatgattttcacCAAATATTTCCACTAACTAATAAAATTGGATTGAGTTGGACTATTGAAACATTGTTTGGGCAAtcaaatcattttataatatcTGGTTTAATCATATACTCTTTCTTACtgttttttatattggtttccAGCATATAGacattacctttttttttcgtGATGATATTTCATCTATTTTTCTTGAAGAAACATTTTTGGCCTTGGCCTTCCTGAAAAGTTGAAATACCTGacttataattgtttttattaaatattcatatacGTATACTTTTTTTTACCGTCCACTGCgctaatcaaatatttttttttcaaaatatgcaTCTCCgtaatattttattgatcaaaatttttgaaatactGATTTGATTTAAGCAATGgacagtatatatatatatatatatatatatatatatatatatatatatatatatagatatatatatatatatatatatatatatatatataaatatatatatgctGCAAACTAAATGctgattataaaatttaaaactagacAAGGATATGATCAAgctcatttaaataaatttctttaattcggataaaatgaaatttaaaaatccaAATGAAATTCCATATTTGTAAGAAACGAGGGTTAATTtagattattaatttataaatgttcatcggaaatat contains:
- the LOC108331408 gene encoding phragmoplastin DRP1E, translated to MDTLIALVNRIQHACTVLGDHGAGAALPTLWEALPSVAVVGGQSSGKSSVLESIVGRDFLPRGSGIVTRRPLVLQLHKIDQGLQDYAEFLHLPKKRFTDFSMVRKEIEDETDRLTEKTKRISPVPIHLRIYSPNVVNLTLIDLPGLTKFAVEEQPESIVQDIENMIHSYVDKPNCLILAITPANQDIATSDAIKVSRQVDPAGERTFGVLTKLDLMDKGTNALDVLEGRSYRLQNPWVGIVNRSQADINRNVDMIAARRREREFFTTSPDYSHLASQMGSEYLARILSKHLESVIRVRIPKIASLINRNIDELEEEVTRLGRPVAVDAGAQLYTILELCRDFEQVFKEHLDGGRPGGDRIYRVFDHQLPAALRKLPLDRHLSLQNVRKVISEADGYQPHLIAPEQGYRRLLESSLHYFKGPAQASVDAVHFVLKEIVRKSIAETQELKRFPTLQAEVAAAANEALERFREDGRKTTLRLVEMESSYITVDFFRKLPQEAEKGMNPAPSSVEHYAEGHFQRIGSNVSSYVGMVSETLRNSIPKAVVHCQVREANRSLLDHFYAQLGKKEERQLSQLLGENSELTERRQQCANRLELYRSARDEIEAVCWSG
- the LOC108329029 gene encoding probable purine permease 10, giving the protein MSTAFTQQHQHSAFGKYKRWLRLSLYTILLLAGQCTATLLGRFYFDKGGKNKWIATANQSCGFPILIPLLIYSAKSTNHDSSKTKTEPRSSVMIPLYLGFGLLLAAMDFLYSYGLSCLPLSTFALVCATQLVFNAVATFLLNSQKFTALILNSIVVLTMSVILVAINTESEDTNLPKEKQLIGIFCALAASAMFALHHALLQLYFVKIAKTEETYLSLLRMNFYPMLIASVTGLVGLFVSGDWRSMGREMKEFKYGGVSYVMTLVWIAVTWQIACIGMLGLIFEASSLFSVVIGNLELTITPILAVFVFHDKIYGVKVISFLLAIWGFLSYIYQYYLDDQKAKQDKIDDGLGLSKVEELIS